From Amycolatopsis sp. YIM 10, the proteins below share one genomic window:
- a CDS encoding DUF305 domain-containing protein, with product MSSAEPEEVDPGERESAAEARPAWSRVVILGAATLAVLLVGATIGMFLTQSLEQDTPSANPSPGPVEVGFAQDMAVHHLQAVTMANWARDHSTDPQVQQLAFDIASTQLEQVGRMKGWLMLWNKPEQAIGGYMTWMTEPGGHSHGTAASSTVPGGPLMPGMATNDELAKMRSLSGRELDVYFLQLMLRHHQGGTEMAQYTQDHTGLSAVKSLTNSILKSQGAEVRVMTGMLADRGASPLPFS from the coding sequence ATGAGTTCGGCCGAACCCGAAGAGGTGGACCCCGGCGAGCGCGAAAGCGCCGCCGAGGCCCGCCCGGCCTGGTCGCGGGTGGTCATCCTGGGCGCCGCGACGCTCGCGGTGCTACTGGTCGGCGCGACCATCGGCATGTTCCTCACCCAGTCGCTCGAGCAGGACACCCCGTCCGCCAACCCGTCGCCCGGCCCGGTCGAGGTCGGTTTCGCGCAGGACATGGCGGTGCACCACCTGCAGGCGGTCACCATGGCCAACTGGGCCCGCGACCACTCCACCGATCCGCAGGTGCAGCAGCTCGCCTTCGACATCGCCAGCACCCAGCTCGAACAGGTCGGCCGGATGAAGGGCTGGCTGATGCTGTGGAACAAGCCCGAGCAGGCCATCGGCGGTTACATGACCTGGATGACCGAGCCGGGCGGGCACAGCCACGGCACGGCGGCGAGTTCGACGGTGCCGGGCGGGCCGCTGATGCCGGGCATGGCCACCAACGACGAGCTGGCCAAGATGCGCTCGCTGTCCGGCAGGGAGCTGGACGTCTACTTCCTGCAGCTGATGCTCCGCCACCACCAGGGCGGCACCGAGATGGCGCAGTACACGCAGGACCACACCGGCCTGTCCGCGGTGAAGTCGCTGACGAACAGCATTCTCAAGTCGCAGGGTGCCGAGGTCCGCGTGATGACCGGCATGCTCGCGGACCGCGGTGCCTCCCCGCTGCCGTTCAGCTGA